The proteins below are encoded in one region of Triticum urartu cultivar G1812 unplaced genomic scaffold, Tu2.1 TuUngrouped_contig_4392, whole genome shotgun sequence:
- the LOC125527754 gene encoding mitochondrial arginine transporter BAC2, with translation MAAPLASVAFQNAMVFQVYAILSRSLDRRMSTSEPPSYTSVALAGVGTGALQTLILSPVELVKIRLQLEAAGRKRQGPVDMARDIMRREGLRGIYRGLTVTALRDAPSHGVYFWTYEYARERLHPGCRSTGQESLATMLVSGGLAGVASWVCCYPLDVVKSRLQAQTQTHPPSPRYRGVVDCFRQSVREEGLPVLWRGLGTAVARAFVVNGAIFSAYELALRFLVRNNGRQTLVMEEMKCHDH, from the exons ATGGCCGCGCCCCTCGCCTCCGTCGCCTTCCAG AATGCAATGGTCTTCCAAGTTTACGCGATCCTCTCGCGGTCGCTGGATCGACGGATGTCCACCTCCGAGCCCCCCTCCTACACAAGCGTGGCACTCGCCGGCGTGGGCACGGGAGCGCTGCAGACGCTGATCCTGTCCCCCGTGGAGCTCGTCAAGATCAGGCTGCAgctggaggcggcggggcggaaGCGCCAGGGGCCGGTGGACATGGCCCGGGACATCATGCGGAGGGAGGGCCTGCGCGGCATATACCGCGGGCTCACGGTCACCGCGCTCCGGGACGCGCCGTCGCACGGCGTCTACTTCTGGACGTACGAGTACGCGCGGGAGCGGCTGCACCCGGGCTGCCGGAGCACGGGGCAGGAGAGCCTCGCCACCATGCTCGTGTCCGGCGGCCTCGCGGGCGTCGCCAGCTGGGTCTGCTGCTACCCGCTGGACGTGGTGAAGTCGCGGCTGCAGGCGCAGACGCAGACGCACCCGCCCTCGCCGAGGTACCGCGGCGTCGTCGACTGCTTCCGGCAGAGCGTGAGGGAGGAGGGGCTCCCGGTGCTGTGGCGCGGCCTCGGCACGGCCGTGGCGCGGGCGTTCGTCGTCAACGGCGCCATCTTCTCGGCCTACGAGCTGGCCCTGCGCTTCTTGGTGCGCAACAACGGCCGCCAGACGCTGGTGATGGAGGAGATGAAGTGCCATGATCACTGA